In Pseudoalteromonas xiamenensis, the following are encoded in one genomic region:
- a CDS encoding ComEC/Rec2 family competence protein produces MFLFNLVVFDVGHGTMVLLERNSQGMLYDLGPSYFERFNYVDSVLLPFSQKKNLSIEYLILSHDDKDHTGGLDAFLKSSLSESIQSGNNVLEAPLCPNNAVQLENGLRLTPLWPRSSHKMIGDNNNSCVVLVEYHNYRVLLAGDIEKEVENHLLGNKLKKTDVLLVPHHGSKTSSSHSFINHVKPKYAIFSRAFYNPWRIPHPQVVSRYIAAGATILDTALDGDIKITFYENEIRVEKARDVRAWWFYDN; encoded by the coding sequence ATGTTCTTATTTAATCTCGTCGTATTTGATGTTGGGCATGGCACAATGGTATTACTTGAGCGTAATAGTCAAGGAATGCTTTACGATTTAGGCCCAAGCTATTTTGAACGTTTTAACTATGTTGATTCGGTGTTGCTGCCATTCAGCCAAAAAAAGAACCTATCCATTGAGTATTTAATACTGAGCCACGACGATAAAGATCACACAGGTGGGCTTGATGCCTTTCTAAAATCATCCTTGAGTGAGTCCATTCAATCGGGTAATAACGTGTTGGAGGCACCGCTATGTCCAAACAACGCTGTACAGTTGGAGAATGGACTTCGCCTCACTCCACTTTGGCCACGCAGTTCCCATAAAATGATTGGTGATAATAACAATTCCTGCGTCGTTTTAGTTGAATATCACAACTACCGAGTTTTGCTCGCGGGTGACATTGAAAAAGAAGTAGAAAATCACTTGCTAGGTAACAAACTAAAAAAAACGGATGTTTTGTTAGTACCTCACCATGGTTCGAAAACGTCCTCTTCACACTCTTTCATTAATCATGTAAAACCAAAATATGCCATCTTTTCTCGCGCATTTTACAATCCATGGCGGATCCCGCATCCACAAGTAGTTTCTCGGTACATCGCGGCCGGTGCGACTATTTTAGATACGGCGCTAGATGGAGATATAAAAATCACCTTTTATGAAAATGAAATTCGAGTTGAGAAAGCGCGAGACGTACGCGCTTGGTGGTTTTACGACAATTAA